A window of the Pseudoalteromonas sp. A25 genome harbors these coding sequences:
- a CDS encoding sulfotransferase family 2 domain-containing protein yields the protein MISTKDNCLFVHIPKVAGQSIELFFVERMGLSWQQRESLLLRANNDPELGPPRLAHLYADEYVKYDYVSQREFDSLFKFSFVRNPWSRLVSEFTYRKALGHKQYQQGFKHFVLESFPTPNRDVHKTGVDHYRHVVPQSRFLYDAEGNCLVDFIGRFEALHEDFEAICNRLNIENAILPHKNATTDLSRARTWLSKVLGKQSSKRISPHYSTYYCSETIDFVRSYYHEDIERFGYQFEQM from the coding sequence ATGATTTCAACCAAAGATAATTGTTTATTCGTGCACATTCCCAAAGTTGCGGGGCAAAGCATTGAGTTGTTTTTTGTTGAACGCATGGGACTTAGTTGGCAACAAAGGGAGAGCCTGCTCCTGAGAGCAAATAATGATCCTGAACTTGGTCCGCCGCGTTTAGCTCATTTGTACGCCGACGAGTATGTAAAGTATGACTACGTTAGTCAAAGAGAATTCGACAGCCTATTTAAATTTAGTTTTGTACGTAACCCATGGTCGCGTCTAGTATCTGAATTTACCTATCGTAAGGCTCTTGGCCATAAGCAATATCAACAGGGCTTTAAACACTTTGTACTAGAAAGCTTTCCTACACCAAATAGAGATGTGCATAAAACCGGAGTGGATCACTATCGGCATGTTGTACCGCAAAGTCGCTTTTTGTACGACGCTGAGGGTAATTGTTTAGTTGATTTCATAGGGCGTTTTGAGGCCCTTCATGAAGATTTTGAAGCGATTTGCAACAGGCTAAACATCGAGAATGCTATATTGCCCCATAAAAATGCAACAACAGATTTAAGCAGGGCCAGAACATGGCTAAGTAAGGTTCTTGGCAAGCAGTCTTCAAAGCGCATCTCGCCTCATTACAGCACATATTATTGTAGTGAAACGATTGACTTTGTTCGTAGTTACTATCATGAGGATATCGAGCGGTTTGGTTATCAATTCGAGCAGATGTAA